A window of Verrucomicrobiia bacterium contains these coding sequences:
- a CDS encoding DUF748 domain-containing protein produces MKKRWQHLGLKIQITIISIIVLLGALRIAMPYIVRDYVNKQLAKLPEYTGHVNAIDIHLWRGAYKIRDLQISKTGGAVPVPFFSAPAIDISLQWRELFHGSVVGEIAVEEPQLNFVSGPTDKESQSGKGQPWEKTVQSFYPFDLNQFEIRNGNVHFKDFFKSKPVDIYITNLYLVATNLTNTRDKKEKLPAGVTARAQALGDGQFTMAVKLDPLALRPTYEINATLTNVDLTALNDFLRAYAKADVEKGRFSLFTSVASVDGNYQGFIKVLFQNLDVFAWDKERKKNILQIFWEGILGTLSAGFKNHPHDQLATQIPISGSYTNSHVGVFPAVGNLLKNAFIRALVPNIGKPVQVQDVEKKVGNSPSPSSGEALPSKAK; encoded by the coding sequence TGCTCGGCGCCTTGCGCATCGCGATGCCTTACATCGTGAGGGATTACGTCAATAAACAACTCGCCAAGTTGCCCGAATATACCGGCCACGTGAACGCGATTGATATTCATCTTTGGCGCGGGGCGTATAAAATCCGCGACCTGCAAATCTCCAAAACCGGCGGCGCCGTGCCCGTCCCGTTTTTTTCTGCGCCCGCGATTGATATTTCATTACAATGGCGCGAACTCTTTCACGGCTCGGTGGTGGGCGAGATCGCGGTGGAAGAACCGCAATTAAACTTCGTCTCCGGTCCCACCGACAAGGAAAGCCAATCCGGCAAAGGTCAGCCCTGGGAAAAAACCGTGCAGAGTTTTTATCCGTTCGATTTGAACCAATTTGAAATCCGCAATGGCAACGTGCATTTCAAAGATTTCTTCAAATCCAAGCCGGTGGATATTTACATCACCAATCTTTATCTCGTGGCGACAAACCTCACCAATACGCGCGATAAAAAGGAAAAACTTCCGGCGGGCGTCACCGCGCGCGCGCAGGCGCTGGGCGATGGCCAGTTTACCATGGCGGTGAAGCTCGACCCGCTGGCATTGCGCCCGACTTATGAAATCAATGCCACGCTCACAAATGTGGACCTGACCGCGCTGAATGATTTTCTCCGGGCGTACGCAAAAGCGGATGTCGAGAAAGGGCGGTTTTCGCTTTTCACTTCTGTGGCGTCGGTGGATGGAAATTATCAGGGCTTCATCAAAGTCCTGTTTCAAAACCTGGATGTGTTCGCGTGGGACAAAGAACGGAAGAAAAACATTTTGCAAATTTTCTGGGAAGGAATCCTTGGGACTTTGAGCGCCGGATTTAAAAATCATCCGCATGATCAGCTCGCCACGCAGATTCCGATTTCGGGAAGTTACACGAACAGCCACGTGGGAGTTTTTCCCGCTGTGGGCAATTTGTTGAAGAATGCCTTCATCCGCGCGCTGGTGCCGAACATCGGCAAGCCCGTCCAGGTGCAGGACGTGGAAAAGAAGGTGGGAAATTCCCCATCGCCCTCCAGTGGCGAAGCGCTTCCGTCCAAAGCGAAGTGA